Proteins encoded within one genomic window of Thermoplasmata archaeon:
- a CDS encoding ACT domain-containing protein, producing the protein MKEFRVFVADHPGELARVTEALSAAAVNIRAIASESKHDASFLRVVTQDVATTEKALANAGLKYEINEILNLELLDRPGELAKVSRRLARAGIDVHSIYILGSKNGRTEIALVVDDMEKAKAALK; encoded by the coding sequence ATGAAGGAGTTTCGCGTCTTTGTGGCGGACCATCCCGGAGAGCTGGCACGCGTGACAGAAGCCCTGTCCGCGGCCGCGGTGAACATCCGCGCGATCGCGAGCGAGTCCAAGCACGACGCCTCGTTCCTGCGGGTGGTGACCCAGGACGTGGCCACAACGGAGAAGGCCCTGGCGAACGCCGGGCTCAAGTACGAAATCAACGAAATCCTGAACCTGGAACTCCTGGACCGGCCCGGGGAGCTCGCCAAGGTCTCTCGCCGCCTCGCGAGGGCCGGGATCGACGTGCACTCGATCTACATCCTGGGCTCCAAGAACGGCCGCACGGAGATTGCGCTGGTCGTGGACGACATGGAGAAGGCGAAAGCTGCGCTGAAGTGA
- the aspS gene encoding aspartate--tRNA(Asn) ligase: MPSFSGSFTSLGPSDRGKAVVLAGWVEDVRNLGGIAFLIVRQREGTFQTTVKKKGQEALFETASKLVRESVVAVHGTLQPNPQVRNGWELLATSVDVLSAAAAPLPLPVADKVGAEMDTRFDNRTLDLRKPERRAIFRVRSVTVAALRESLVRQGFVEVDTPKLSGAGAEGGATLFETDYFGRKAYLSQSPQLYKQMLMSTGLDRVFEVAPAFRAEPSDTVRHVTEFTSFDAEAAWIEDQEDVLRFLETAVAHAIEQVRAETKPELDLLHADPQVPKLPLRRLPYAEALEILRGHGKRARDGDDIDTEGEKVLGAALGHEGHELFFLTEYPSGIKPFYIMSKADEPDVSWSFDLEYKGDEMASGGQREHRYDVLVQRMQEKGLAPESFEFYLKAFRYGMPPHGGWGFGVDRFTQKLLDLPNIREAILFPHDRVRLVP, encoded by the coding sequence ATGCCCTCCTTCTCCGGTTCCTTCACCTCCCTCGGCCCGTCCGACCGGGGCAAGGCCGTGGTCCTCGCGGGCTGGGTAGAGGACGTCCGAAACCTGGGCGGGATCGCCTTCCTGATCGTCCGCCAGCGGGAGGGGACGTTCCAGACTACCGTGAAGAAGAAGGGGCAGGAGGCCCTCTTCGAGACCGCCTCGAAGCTGGTCCGGGAGAGCGTCGTCGCGGTTCACGGCACGCTCCAGCCCAACCCCCAGGTCCGGAACGGCTGGGAACTCCTCGCGACCTCGGTCGACGTCCTGAGCGCCGCGGCGGCGCCGCTGCCCCTCCCCGTCGCGGACAAGGTGGGCGCGGAGATGGACACGCGGTTCGACAACCGCACGCTCGACCTGCGCAAGCCCGAGCGCCGCGCGATCTTCCGCGTCCGCTCCGTGACGGTGGCCGCCCTCCGGGAGTCCTTGGTCCGCCAAGGCTTCGTGGAGGTCGACACGCCCAAGCTCTCCGGCGCGGGCGCGGAGGGCGGCGCCACCTTGTTCGAGACGGACTACTTCGGGCGCAAGGCATACCTGAGCCAGAGCCCGCAGCTCTACAAGCAGATGCTCATGTCCACAGGGCTCGACCGCGTGTTCGAGGTCGCCCCCGCCTTCCGCGCGGAGCCCTCGGATACGGTACGGCATGTTACGGAGTTCACCTCCTTCGACGCGGAGGCCGCCTGGATCGAAGACCAAGAGGACGTCCTGCGATTCCTGGAGACCGCCGTGGCCCACGCGATCGAGCAGGTCCGGGCCGAGACGAAGCCCGAGCTGGACCTCCTACACGCGGATCCCCAGGTGCCCAAGCTCCCGCTGCGGCGGCTCCCCTACGCCGAGGCGCTGGAGATCCTCCGGGGCCATGGGAAACGGGCGCGGGATGGGGACGATATCGATACGGAGGGCGAAAAGGTCCTGGGGGCCGCGCTCGGCCACGAGGGCCACGAGCTCTTCTTCCTCACGGAGTACCCGAGCGGCATCAAGCCCTTCTACATCATGTCGAAGGCCGACGAGCCCGACGTCTCCTGGTCCTTCGACCTGGAGTACAAAGGGGACGAGATGGCCTCCGGCGGCCAGAGGGAGCACCGGTACGACGTGCTCGTCCAACGGATGCAGGAGAAGGGCCTCGCGCCGGAGAGTTTCGAGTTCTACCTGAAGGCCTTCCGGTACGGCATGCCGCCACACGGCGGTTGGGGCTTTGGCGTGGATCGCTTCACGCAGAAGCTGCTCGACCTCCCCAACATCCGCGAGGCGATCCTCTTCCCCCACGATCGGGTCCGCCTCGTTCCGTGA
- a CDS encoding mechanosensitive ion channel domain-containing protein, whose amino-acid sequence MNQDSWRKARALLWVLVTLLFVVGLLFVTGTITIPGLPPPQIDLSAYRDWVFVILILLATKALLELLRPLFRSALRSHVRYEADIFSHFKSVSYAVWATALVLVLYILIGSGLGQSASSLISVGIVGGALVYVMGEPLLALVGWIVLVTMRIYKLGDRIEINTTRGYVVGITPLNTTVREFGGTVTGDIHTGRYVTIPNSQILRGNVFNATKDTPFVWDQITITVPYTADAKAGEALLLDAAEDIVGPMMRENTGRIRDKYEFEDLREYVVEEPVVLWNVREAGVDLTLVYFCPVFERGQYRTRLVKNILERSGQRPDIRLSAPAPAASPPLPTPR is encoded by the coding sequence GTGAACCAGGACAGCTGGAGGAAGGCGCGAGCTCTCCTCTGGGTCCTCGTGACCCTCCTGTTCGTCGTCGGCCTCCTGTTCGTCACGGGCACGATCACGATCCCGGGTCTGCCGCCGCCCCAGATCGACCTGAGCGCGTACCGGGATTGGGTGTTCGTCATCCTGATCCTGCTCGCCACGAAGGCTCTCCTTGAGCTCCTGCGCCCCCTGTTCCGCTCCGCGTTGCGGAGCCACGTCCGGTATGAGGCAGACATCTTCAGCCACTTCAAGTCCGTCTCCTACGCGGTCTGGGCCACGGCCTTGGTCCTCGTCCTGTACATCCTGATCGGCTCCGGTCTCGGCCAGTCCGCGTCGAGCCTGATCAGCGTCGGGATCGTGGGAGGCGCCCTGGTCTACGTGATGGGCGAGCCCCTGCTCGCCCTCGTGGGGTGGATCGTCCTCGTCACGATGCGCATCTACAAGCTCGGCGATCGGATCGAGATCAACACGACCCGCGGCTACGTGGTGGGCATCACGCCGTTGAACACGACGGTCCGGGAATTCGGCGGCACGGTGACCGGGGACATCCATACGGGCCGCTACGTGACCATCCCGAACAGCCAGATCCTCCGGGGGAACGTGTTCAACGCGACGAAGGACACGCCCTTCGTCTGGGACCAGATCACGATCACCGTGCCGTACACGGCGGACGCGAAAGCCGGGGAGGCCCTCCTGCTCGACGCCGCCGAAGACATCGTGGGTCCCATGATGCGCGAGAACACGGGCCGGATCCGCGACAAGTACGAGTTCGAGGACCTGCGCGAGTACGTGGTCGAGGAGCCCGTGGTCCTCTGGAACGTCCGCGAAGCGGGCGTGGACCTGACCCTGGTCTACTTCTGCCCGGTGTTCGAACGCGGCCAGTATCGGACGCGGCTCGTGAAGAACATCCTAGAGCGGTCGGGGCAGCGGCCGGACATCCGGTTGAGCGCGCCCGCCCCCGCGGCGTCACCGCCCCTGCCGACGCCCCGCTGA